A window of Apodemus sylvaticus chromosome 9, mApoSyl1.1, whole genome shotgun sequence contains these coding sequences:
- the B3gnt7 gene encoding UDP-GlcNAc:betaGal beta-1,3-N-acetylglucosaminyltransferase 7 — translation MSLWKKTLYKSVCLALALLVAVTVFQRSVTPGQFLQDPLPPTLEPPKTGNLVNPNNFWKSPKDVAAPTPTVPRGPQVWDVITTNCSLNINLTHQSWFQSLEPHFRQFLAYRHCRFFPMLLNHPEKCAGDVYLLVVVKSVITQHDRREVIRQTWGHEWASAGLGRGAVRTLFLLGTASKQEERTHYQQLLAYEDRLYGDILQWDFLDSFFNLTLKEIHFLKWLDIYCPNVPFIFKGDDDVFVNPTNLLEFLSDRQPQENLFVGDVLKHARPIRKKDNKYYIPTVMYSKATYPPYAGGGGFLMSGSLARQLHHACDTVELFPIDDVFLGMCLEVLGVKPTGHEGFKTFGISRVRGSRMNKEPCFYRAMLVVHKLLPAELLAMWDLVHSNLTCSLKFQVL, via the exons ATGTCTCTGTG GAAGAAAACTCTCTACAAGAGTGTATGCCTGGCTCTGGCCCTCCTTGTGGCTGTCACCGTATTCCAGCGCAGTGTGACCCCTGGTCAATTCCTTCAGGATCCTCTACCACCCACACTGGAGCCACCCAAAACTGGAAATCTGGTCAACCCCAACAACTTCTGGAAGAGTCCAAAGGATGTAGCAGCTCCCACCCCCACGGTTCCTCGGGGACCCCAGGTCTGGGACGTGATCACCACTAACTGCTCTCTCAACATCAACCTAACCCATCAGTCCTGGTTCCAGAGCCTGGAGCCACACTTCCGACAGTTTCTCGCCTATCGGCATTGCCGCTTTTTCCCCATGTTGCTGAACCACCCAGAGAAGTGTGCCGGTGATGTCTATCTGCTGGTGGTTGTCAAGTCAGTCATTACACAGCACGACCGCCGAGAGGTCATCCGTCAGACCTGGGGCCATGAGTGGGCATCAGCAGGTCTGGGCAGGGGCGCCGTGAGGACTCTCTTCCTGCTTGGCACGGCCTCCAAACAAGAGGAGCGAACACACTATCAGCAGCTGCTGGCCTACGAGGACCGTCTCTATGGTGACATCCTCCAGTGGGACTTCCTTGACAGCTTCTTCAACCTGACCCTCAAGGAGATCCACTTCCTTAAGTGGCTTGACATTTACTGCCCCAACGTCCCCTTCATTTTCAAAGGTGACGATGATGTCTTTGTCAACCCCACCAACCTGCTCGAGTTTCTGTCTGACCGGCAGCCCCAGGAAAACCTATTTGTAGGGGACGTTCTGAAACACGCTCGTCCCATCCGCAAAAAAGATAACAAATACTACATCCCCACCGTCATGTACAGCAAGGCCACCTACCCACCCTACGCCGGCGGTGGGGGGTTCCTCATGTCCGGCAGCCTAGCTCGGCAACTCCACCATGCCTGTGACACAGTGGAACTCTTCCCTATTGATGATGTGTTCCTGGGCATGTGCTTGGAGGTGCTGGGAGTGAAGCCCACAGGCCACGAGGGCTTCAAGACCTTTGGCATCTCTCGCGTCCGAGGCAGCCGAATGAACAAGGAGCCGTGCTTCTACCGGGCCATGCTTGTGGTTCACAAGCTGCTGCCCGCCGAGCTGCTGGCCATGTGGGATCTGGTGCATAGCAATCTCACCTGTTCTCTCAAATTCCAGGTGCTCTAA